TGGCGTTCTGGCGAGCGTCGCACACCAGCAGCGGGCCGGTCACCCGGCGGCGACGAGTTCCACCTCGAATCCCTGGCCGTCCTCGAGGTACGCCGCGTAGTGCTCGGGGCCACCCGCATGCGGATGCCGGTCGGCGAACATCAGCGTCCACCCGTGCGCCGGCGCGGCCGCGACCAGCCGGTCGACCTGGCCGCGGTCGGCGACGTGGAACGCCAGGTGGTTCAGGCCCGGGAGCCGCCGGTCGTGCGGACCGGGGCGCAGGGCGGGCGACTGCTCGGCGACGAGGTAGGTCGGGCCGAGCCGCCAGCTGATCCCGGCAGCCCAGTCCTGGAAGACGGTCCAGCCGAGCTCACCCAGCAGCCAGCCCAGGCTCTCCTTGGTGGCGGCCAGGTCGGCGACCCAGAGTTCGACGTGGTGCAGCTGCCCGGGCTGCTCGGTCCGGTCGGGCTGTCCAGGTGCGGTCACCCGGCCGACGTTATCGCCGTTCCCGTTGGGTGATCGCACGACGTCGGCGGGAGGATGGCGGCCATGGCCTCAGCTTCTGGACCCGCGCCGGCTCCGACGTCCCGGCGGCCGAACGTCGTGCTCATCGTGTCCGACGACCACGGGTATGCCGACCGCGGCGCACTCGGCATCGACCCGCGGGTGCGAACTCCCGCCCTGGACCGGCTGGCGGCCACCGGTGTCACCTGCGGCCAGGCGTACGTCACCGCGCCGATCTGCAGCCCGTCCCGCGCCGGGCTGATCGGCGGGCAGTACCAGCAGCGGTGGGGCGCCCGGTGGTTCGACACCAGCGCGTTCCCCGACCACCTGCCCTCGCTGGCCGAACGCTTCGCCGGCATCGGCTACGCCACCGGCTACCTGGGCAAGGTGCACTACGGCAAGGAGGGACGCGGGGACCGTGCCTGCCCGCCGCACCACGGTTTCGCCGAGAGCTGGTACGGCCTGGCCGGTCAGCAGATGGGCCGGCTGAACTACCTCCACCACTCCCGGGAGGCGGTGGAGCGGTACGGGCCGGAGGCGTCGTGGCGGATGGCCGTGCAGCCGATGCTCGACGGCGACGAGGAGTCGGAGCTGGACGGCTTCCTGACCGACGAGATCGGCGCCCGGGCGCGTGACTTCGTGGCCCGGCACGAGGATGAGCCGTTCTTCTTGATGATGGCCTTCAACGCGGTGCACAACTTCTGCTTCCAGCTGCCGGAGGAGGAGCTTGTCAAGCGCGGGTTGACGAAGGTCGACGACTGGGATCCCAGGGTGTCGGAGTACGTCGACTGGTACGACGGCGCGATCTGGCCCGGTCTGCCCGACGGTCGGGCGTACTACCTCGCCCAGCTCGAGCTCATGGACGCCCAGATCGGCCGGCTGCTGGACGAGCTGGAAAGCCGCGGCCTGGCCGAGGACACGATCGTCGTCTACACCACCGACAACGGCGGATCCACCTGCAACTTCGGTGTCAACGCACCCTTGCGCGGAACGAAGTACACGTTGTGGGAGGGCGGGATCCGGGTGCCGTTCCTGGTCCGCTGGCCGGCCGGAGAGGTCGGGGGTACGCCGGGCGAGCGACGGAACGACCGGCTGGTGAGCACGCTGGACCTGTATCCCACCTTGTTGTCCGCCGCGGGTGCCGACCCGTCCGCGTGGGAGCACGGCGACGGCGTCGACCAGCTGCCCGCGCTGCGGGGTGAGCCGGCCGCGCCCGGGCACGACGCGCTGCACTGGGACTGCGGTTTCCAGTGGGCGGTCCGCCACGGCGACTGGAAGCTCCGGCACGCCGACGACGGACCGCACGCGCAGGCGCTGCTGCGGACCGAGCACGCCGAGGTCGGGGTCGGTGACCGGCTCACCCACCTCGGCGAGGACGTGGGCGAGGAACGCGACCTCGCCGCCGAGCACCCCGAAGTCGTCGCCGAGCTCACCGCGCGGCACCGGGCCTGGCAGGTCGAGATGGGTATCGGGTAGCGCATGTCGCCGCGAACCGTCGCCGTCCTGTCCGACATCCACGGTGTGCTGCCCGCGCTGGAGGCGGTGCTGGCCGAGCCGGACGTCGGCGCGGCCGACCGGATCGTGCTCACCGGTGACCTCGCCGCCGGCCCGCAGCCGGTGGAGACCCTCGACGCGCTGGCAGCCCTCGGCGACCGTGCGCTGTGGGTACGCGGCAACGCCGACCGCGAGCTGGTGGAGTACGCCGCCACCGGCACGATGGCCACCGACGACCCGGTGGCCCGGTGGGCCGCCGGGCAGTTGCGCAAGGACCAGTTGACACGGCTCGCGGAGCTGCCCACGTCGGTGCTGCTGGAGATCGACGGTCTCGGGCCGGTGGTGTTCTGCCACGCCACCCCGCGCGACGACGAGGAGGTCGTCGTGGTCGACTCCCGGCTGGACCGGTGGACCGAGGTGCTGGCCGGCCTCGACCCCGGCGTACGCACGGTGGTCTGCGGCCACACCCACATGCCGTACGCCCGGCTCGCGCACCGCCGGCTGGTCGTCAACCCCGGCAGCGTCGGGATGCCCTACGGCGGGGCGGGTGCGCACTGGGCGCTGCTCGGTCCGGGGGTGAGCCTGCGGAGGACGGAGTTCGACGTGGACGCCGCGAGCGAGCGGGTGGCCCGCGAGTCCGGCTACCCCGACGCGGCCGAGTGGGCCGACTACTACCTGCGTTCCCGGGCCTCCGACGCGGACGCGCTCGAGGTGATGGCACCGCGCGACGGCCGCCGCCCCTGATCTCGTGACGTACGCCCAGGCGGGCTCTGGAAGGATCGGGTCATGAGCGAGCCCGTACCGCCGCCCGGCCTCACCCACGTCTACTCGGGCAAGGTCCGTGACATCTACACCGACGGCGACGACCTGATCCTGGTCGCCTCGGACCGGATCTCGGTCTACGACGTCGTGCTGCCCACGCCGATCCCGGACAAGGGACGGATCCTCACCGCCCTGTCGCTGTGGTGGTTCGAACGGCTGGCCGACCTCGCCCCCAACCACGTGCTGTCCAGCACCGACGTCCCGGCGGAGTTCGCCGGCCGGGCGATCCGGTGCCGGCGGCTGTCGATGGTGCCGGTGGAGTGCATCGCCCGCGGCTACCTCGCGGGTTCCGGCCTGGTGGAGTACGCCGACCGGGGCACCGTGTGCGGCGTACCGCTCCCGCCCGGACTCGTCGACGGGTCCAGGCTGCCCGAGCCGATCTTCACCCCCACCACCAAGGAGGCGGTGGGCGCGCACGACCAGCCGATGACGTACGCCGAGGTGGAGGGCAAGGTCGGTGCGGACACCGCGAGCGACCTGCGCGACCTCACCGTCGACATCTACCGTCGGGGCGCGCGGATCGCCGCCGAGCAGGGCATCGTCATCGCCGACACGAAGGTCGAGTTCGGCTTCGCGCCGGACGGCACGCTGACGATCGGGGACGAACTGCTGACGCCGGACTCGTCGAGGTTCTGGCCGGCCGACTCCTGGGAGCCGGGCCACCCGCAGTTCGCCTACGACAAGCAGTTCGTCCGCGACTGGTCGACCTCCACCGGCTGGAACAAGCAGCCCCCGGCTCCCGAGGTGCCCGCGGACGTCGTGGCCGTGACCCGGCAGCGCTACGTCGAGGCGTACGAACGCCTGACCGGCAACACCTGGTCCTGAGCCCGGCCGCGCATCAGGCCGGCGCGTCCGGCGGCGGTGTCGCCGGGGTCGTCGGGACCGGCTCGCTGGTCGGCGGCGGGGACGGATCGCTGGTCGGCGGGGGTGACGGCTCCGAAGTCGAGGTCGGCGTCGGCTCCGGCGCCGGGTGGCTGGGCGGCGGAGGTGGGGGCGTGCTCGTCCGGCTCCGGCCGGTGTCCGGGCCGGGCACCGGAGCCGACGTCGCCGTACGGCTCGGCGTGGGCGCGGGGGCCGTGGCCAACGGGCCGTCCGTCACGGTCGGTTTCGTGCGCGGGGTCGGCCGGCGGTCGACGGTGACGTCGGACCGCGCCGCCGGCCGGGCGGCCTCGACCACCTCGGGGGTCACCGCGGCCGTCGGCGGAGTCGTCGGACGTACGGGACCCGTCCCCGGCGCGGCCGGTGAGTCCTGTACGAAGCCCATCCAGTCGTCCCGCGGTGGCCCGTCGGCTTCGGCCGCGTTGCCGGCCGCGTTGCCGGGCACCCGGACCCGGTCGGCGTCGGAGACGGGAGTGGTGCCGCCGAGCATCGCCACCGTCCCCCAGGCCAGCGCGGCCACCGACCCGGCGGCCAGTGTGCCGACGGCGGCGAGGCCCGCGCTCCGGCCGCGGAGGGCGGCCGAACCGGCCAAGGAGCCGGCGGAGGTGGCGCCGGTGGCCCACGCACCGGCCCAGAGCTGCCGTCCGGACGAGGCGATGCGTTCGGTCCAGGAGGGGGTCACCGGCTGCGGGCCCAGCGGACGGGCGGCCGGGTCGACGAGCGCGAAGGCGGGCGGGCCCGACCGTCGCAGGGCGGCGAGATAGCCGGGCGCGTACGGCCCGAGGACGAGTCCGGCCAGCCGCTCCCGCAGGGCGGCCCCGGCCGCGACCAGCCGCTGATGCAGGTCGGCGCAGGTCTCGCAGGTCCGCAGGTGGTCGGTGACCACCTCGGCCTCGTTGTCGTACAGGCCGTCGAAGGTGTGCCGGCCCAGCGCCTCGAGGATCTCCCGGCACCGCGCCGGGGTGTCCGCGCGCTCGTCGAGCAGGTGGCGTACGTAGACCCGCCGGTACGCCGCCTCCGCCCGGTAGCCCGCGACGGCCGCGTCCGCGGCTTCGGTGCCCAGCACGACGGCGAGACGGTCGGGGGAGTCGCGCTCGACGGCGATGTGCCACAGGGCGGTGAGCACCGACTCCGGCAGGTGCGCGAGCGCGGTGTCAGCAGGGTCGGCAGGCTCAGCCGGGTCCTGCTCGGAGCGGCGCAGGCCGTTGCCGGCATCCAGCGGCGTGGACGTGGAGACGCGCAGGACCGCCCGCAGGAAGAACGGCCGGAACGCCACCCGCGGCCCGGTGCCGGCGTGGACGGTGCCGAGCACCTGGTCGCCGGCCGCCCGCAGCCGGTCCTCGGCTGTCGGCGCGGCGGCGTCGCGGACCCGGGAGTCGCGGCCCGGGGAGCCGTCGGGGAGTGAGGCGAGAAGGAGCCGGCCGGCGGGTTCGTGCCTCCGGAGGAGTTCGGCGTAGGCGTCGGCGTCCCCGGAACGCGTGGCCGTGAGCAGGACGGCGTCCGGGCGCGGGCTGCCCGGATTCGACGGGAGCTGCGCCAGCAGGGTGCGCAGCCGGTCGTGGCCGACGTGCCGCCCGGCCGGGTGTGGCTGTGCCTCCCAGCGGCCGGGAAGCAACGGATGGCTCTGCGCGGTCAGAGGGTGCTGTGGGACCGGCTCGGCTGATCTCGGATCGTGCTGATCGTGCGGATCATTCGGGCCTGCCCCCATGTACGCGTCCCCTCGTACTGATCATCTGTCGCGCCGACCCTAGTGCGTGATCGGCACACTCGCCACGAGGCGGAAGCGGCCCGGGCGCCGCCCCTCGCTAGGCTTGGCCGCAGTTGTCGCTCGAGCAGAGGGAGCACCGTGGCCAGGGTCGTCGTCGATGTGATGCCGAAACGGGCGATTCTGGACCCGCAGGGCCGAGCGGTCGCGGGGGCGCTGGAGCGGCTGGGGTTCGGTGGCGTCGCGGACGTCCGCCAGGGCAAGCGGTTCGAGCTCGAGATCGACGGTGAGCTGACCGAGGAGCGCCTCGCGGAGCTGCGCCGGGCCGCGGAGACGCTGCTCGCCAACACCGTGATCGAGGACTTCACCGTCCGGGTCGAGCACGTCACCACGCAGGCCTGACATGCGCATCGGAGTGGTGACCTTCCCCGGCTCGCTGGACGACCGGGACGCCGCCCGCGCGGTGCGGATCGCAGGCGGCGAGGCCGTCGCTCTGTGGCACGGCGACGCCGACCTGGCCGGCGTTGACGCGGTGGTGCTGCCCGGCGGTTTCTCCTACGGCGACTATCTGCGGTGTGGAGCGATCGCGCGGTTCGCGCCGATCATGGGACCGATCATCGAGGCGGCCGAGAAGGGCCTGCCGGTGCTCGGCATCTGCAACGGCTTCCAGATCCTGTGCGAGTCGCACCTCCTGCCGGGCGCGCTGGTCCGCAACGACCGGCGCAAGTTCGTCTGCCGCGACCAGCGGCTGCGGGTGGAAAGCGACAGCACCGCCTGGACCTCCGCCTACTCCGCCGGACAGGAGATCGTCGTTCCGCTGAAGAACGGCGAGGGCGGGTACGTCGCCGACGAGGACACCCTCGACCGGCTGGAGGGCGAGGGCCGGGTCGTCGTCCGCTACCTCGGCGGCAACCCGAACGGCTCCTACCGCGACATCGCCGGCATCACCAACGCGGCCGGCAACGTCGTCGGCCTGATGCCGCACCCCGAGCACGCGGTGGAGACGCTGTGCGGGCCGACCAGCGACGGGCTCGGCTTCTTCGCCTCGGTCCTGGGCCGGTTGGCCGCCGCCCGCTGACGCCGGGTCCGGCCGGCAACTCGGCGCCTGGCACCGGGCTCCGGAGGGTTCAGCGGCGCAGGTACGCCAGCACGGCCTGCACCCTGCGATGCCCTGCCTCGTCCGGGTGCAGGTCGAGCTTGACGAAGATGTTCCCGACGTGCTTGTGCACCGCGCGTTCGGTCACCACGAGGCGTCGCGCGATGGCCGCGTTGCCGTGCCCCTCCGCCATCAGGGCGAGCACCTCGCGTTCGCGCGGGGTGAGCGCCTCGAGCGGGTCGTGCCGGCGGGTCAGCAACTGGCGTACGACCTCGGGGTCCATCGCGGTGCCGCCGGCGGCCACCCGGCGCAGGCTGTCGAGGAACTCCTCCACCCGGGCCACCCGGTCCTTCAGCAGGTAGCCGACGCCGCCACGCCCGTCGGAGAGGAGCTCGCCGGCGTAGGTCTCCTCGACGTACTGCGAGAACACCAGCACGGGAAGGCCGGGACGATCCTTGCGGGCGCGCAGGGCGGCGTGGATGCCCTCGTCCCGGTACGCCGGCGGCAGGCGTACGTCGACGACACACACGTCCGGTGCGTGCTCGGCGACCGCGGCGAGGAACCCCGGCGCGTCGCCGGCCCGGGCCGTGACCTCGAACCCCGCGCTGGCGAGCACCAGCGTGAGGCCCTCGGCCAGCAGCACGTTGTCCTCGGCGATCACGACCCGCACGGCAACTCCACCAGCACGCTGGACGGCCCGCCGACGGGACTGTCCACCCGCACCTCACCGTCCAGGGCGTCCACCCGGCGACGGATCCCGGCGACCCCGGTGCCCAGCGTCTCGTCGATGCCGCCGAGCCCGTCGTCGGTCACCTCCACGACCAGCCGGTCGGCGTCCCGGGCGACCCGGACGTCCGCCAGGGTGGCCGCGCTGTGCTTCGCGACGTTGGTGAGCGCCTCGGCGACCACGAAGTACGCCGCCGCCTCCACCGGCGCGGGCACCCGGCCGAGGTCGCCGACGTCCATCGTGGTGGGAACCGGGCAGCGGGCGCCGAGCGCGGCCAGCGCGCCGTCCAGGCCCCGGTCGGCCAGGATCGGCGGGTACATCGTGCGGATCACGTCCCGAAGCTCCTGCATCGCGTCCTCGGCGCCGCCGCGCGCCTCGCGGATCAGCTTCGCGGTCAGCTCCGGCTGGTCGGCGCCGAGCTGTTCGGCCACCCCGAGTCGCATGGCGATCGACACCAGCCGGGCCTGGGTGCCGTCGTGCAGGTCGCGCTCGATCCGGCGGAGCTCGGCGTCGTGGGCGTCCAGGGCGCCGGCCCGGGTCTGGGTGAGGACGTCGACGCGCTTCGCCAGCCGAGCCGCCTCGAGGTCGGCAGGTGAGAGACCGAGCCCGCGCAGCGTGAGCCGCGCGTCCCAGCGGGCGAGCGCGGGCACGGCCCACCAGAACATGGCGACGGTCAGGGCGACCTGGACGGTGGCGCCCGGGACGGCTACCCACAAGCGCGGCACGGAGCTCACAAAGAGTGCCCCGGGGAGCGGGATCGCCCACCCGCCGACCATCTGCACCAGGAGGCCGGGGACGGTAAGTATGGCGACCAGTCCGGCGAGGCCGTACGCCGTGCCGGCGAGCGCGTGCACGCACAGCCCCTGCAGAGCCCGCCGGGTGGCGGGGTCGGCGACGGATCGCCGGAAGCGGACGAGCGTTCCGGTGGCGGGCTCGCCGACGCCGGAGCCGTCCGGATCGAGTCCGTGCAGCGTCGGCAGTTCCACACCGAGCAACGCCGCCGCGCGCCGGCTCTCCCAGTCCGCCCACCGGCGTACGGCGTTCAGCGCCGACGGGAACAGCACCAGGCCGAGCCCGCCGACCGCGACCGTCACCGCGCTCACCGCCACCAGCCCGAGGCCGACCATCGCCGCCATGCCGGTCACCAGGGAGACGAGGAGGTACGTCCCGGCGCGAGCCCCCCGCGTCGTCCGGTCCCTGATCCCACTCATCGGTCGCTCCTTCGTCGTGAACACCGTCGCGCCCGGCCCCGGTGGGCCGGCTGTCCCCAAGTCTTCTTTCTCGGCCGGCCCGGCACAGTGGTGCGAGCTACACCTTAGGGACGGGTGGGGAGGCCACCCACCGGGCGACAGGCCGGGGCTGCCAGGGGCTGCCGGACCGTCCGGGTGGCCGCGCTCGGTACGGTTGGGCCTGTCGTGCCCACCTCGCCGCCGGTGCCCAGCCGCCGGGCGCGCGTGAGGATCCGGGCCGAGGACGAAAGCGGACAGGAGAGCGCCCCGGTGAGCGTCGACACCGTGAAGCAGGCCGGGGACAACCCGGACGCCCCCCAGCCCTACGCCGAACTCGGCCTGAAGGACGACGAGTACGCCCGGATCCGGGACATCCTCGGCCGCCGGCCCACCAGCTGCGAGCTGGCGATGTACTCCGTGATGTGGAGCGAGCACTGCTCCTACAAGTCCTCCAAGGTGCACCTGCGCAAGTTCGGTGACCTGCCGGCGGAGACACACCGGGGCAAACTGCTCGCCGGCATCGGCGAGCAGGCCGGGGTGGTCGACGTCGGCGAGGGGTACGCCGTCACGTTCAAGATCGAGTCCCACAACCACCCGAGCTACGTCGAGCCGTACCAGGGCGCGGCGACCGGTGTCGGCGGGATCGTCCGGGACATCCTGGCGATGGGCGCCCGCCCGGTCGCGGTGATGGACTCGCTGCGGTTCGGCCCGGCCGACGCGCCGGACACCCACCGGGTGCTGCCCGGCGTGGTGGCCGGTGTGGGCGGCTACGGCAACTGCCTGGGCCTGCCCAACGTCGGCGGCGAGGTCGTCTTCGATCCGTCGTACGCCGGAAACCCGCTGGTCAACGCGCTGTGCGTGGGTGTCCTCCGGCACGAGGACCTGCACCTGGCCAAGGCCGCGGGCGTCGGCAACCAGGTGATCCTGTACGGCGCCAAGACCGGCGGCGATGGCATCGGCGGGGTGTCCGTACTCGCCAGTGAGACCTTCGACGCGTCCACCGGCGAAGGTGGCGGCGGACCCGCGAAGCGGCCCGCGGTCCAGGTCGGCGACCCGTTCATGGAGAAGCTGCTGATCGAGTGCACGCTGGAGCTGTTCGCGGCGGGCATCGTGGTCGGCATCCAGGACCTCGGCGGCGCGGGCCTGTCCTGCGCGACGTCGGAGCTGGCCTCGGCCGGCGAGGGCGGCATGCACGTCTGGCTGGACCGGGTGCCGCTGCGCGACTCCTCCCTGGCGCCGGAGGAGATCCTGATGAGCGAGTCGCAGGAACGCATGATGGCGGTGGTGGCGCCCGCCGACGTCGAGCGGTTCCTGGAGATCTGCGCGAAGTGGGACGTCCCGGCGACGGTGGTCGGTGAGGTCGACGACTCCGGTCGGCTCACCGTGGACTGGCACGGCCAGACGGTGGTCGACGTTCCCCCTCGTACGGTCGCCCACGAGGGCCCCGTCTACGAGCGCCCGTACGCCCGGCCGGAACGGCAGGACGCGCTGCAGGCCGACCTCCCCGACCACCTGCCCCGGCCCTCGTCCGGCGTGCAGCTGCGGGAGACGCTGCTCGCCCTGGCCGGCTCGGCCAACCTCGCCGACCGGTCCTGGGTCACCGACCAGTACGACCGCTACGTGCTCGGCAACACCGTGCAGTCCCAGCCCGACGACGCCGGCATGATCCGGGTGGCCGACGACTCCACCCTCGGCGTGGCCGCCGCGACCGACTGCAACGGACGGTTCGTCCAGCTCGACCCGTACGCAGGGACCCAGCTCGCGCTGGCCGAGGCCTACCGCAACGTCGCCGTGTCCGGCGCCCGCCCGCTCGCGGTGACCAACTGCCTCAACTTCGGCTCGCCGGAGGACCCGGGGGTGATGTGGCAGTTCGAGCAGGCCACCCACGGCCTGGCCGACGGCTGCCGCGAGCTCGGCCTGCCCGTGACCGGCGGCAACGTGAGCTTCTACAACCAGACCGGCACGCAGCCGATCCTGCCCACCCCGGTGGTCGGCGTGCTCGGCGTCACCGACGACGTGACCCGCGCGATCCCGCAGGGCTGGCGTACTCCGGGTGCGGCGCTCTACCTCCTCGGCACCTCCGCCGCGGAGTTCGGCGGCTCCGAGTGGGCGCACGTGGTGCACGGGCACCTCGGCGGACTGCCACCGCGGGTCGACCTGGCCGCCGAGCGCCGGCTGGCGCAGGTGCTCGCCGAGGCCGGCGACGCGGGCCTGGTGCTGGCCGCGCACGACCTGTCCGACGGTGGGCTCGCCCAGGCGCTGGTCGAGGGCAGCCTGCGGGCCGGGTTCGGTACGCGGGTGAGCCTGCCGGGCGACGTCGAGCCGTTCGTCGCGCTGTTCGGCGAGTCCGGTGCGCGGGCCGTGGTGAGCGTGGAGGCGGACGACGAGGCGGAGTTCGGGCGGCTGTGCGAGCGGGCCGGCGTACCCGCCTCCCGGATCGGCACGGTCGGCACCGGCGGTGCGGACGCGGCGCTGGTGGTCGAGGGGGAGTTCGAGGTGCCGCTGGCGGAGCTGCGGGCCACCTGGACGGCGACCCTGCCCGGGTTGTACGAGGAGTCCTGAGCCGAGCGGAGCGAGGGGACGCCGCCCGCCGGGGGTCACTCCGGCGGGGTCACTCCGGCGGCGGCGCGAACAGCCAGCTGGACAGCAGGTAGAGCAGGAACAGGATCAGCAGCACCGCGGGCAGGGCCTGCACCAGCCCGGGCCACCTGCGCGCACCCAGCCGGCGGATCCCCCACACCACGGCCCAGCTGAGCAGGAGCACGACCACGGCGGCCGGGATCACGATCAGCAGCGAGATGGCGAAGGTCCACCCGCCCGCGCGCACCAGGTCGACGCCCGGCACGGAGAAGAAGCCGAAGGCGATCAGTCCCATCGCCGCCAGCAGCACGATCCCGACCAGCACGGCGGCCCAGTGGTAGCCCTTCTTGCTCGCGGGCAGCGGCGGCCCGAGCGGGCGCAGCGTCGAGTGCCCGCTGCTCAGCCTGGAATCGTGGTGCGTCATCGGTTCTTCCCCCTCGAAGGTCTGTGTCGATGGTAGCCGCGGCCACTCCCCGACGTGCATCCCGTCGACGGACGGCGTTGTACCGAGGTTGCACGCCGCGGACCGAGCGGGTCGCGCGGACGGCCGGAGATTCAGACCAGGGGGTACGCGCGGTAGAGCGCGACCAGGGCGACGAGGAACAACACCAGCGCGGCGCCCAGCGCACCCTGCGCGGAGCCGGACCAGCTCCTGGTCGGCCCCCGGCGCAGCAGCAGGACCACCAGCCAGGCGACGCCGGTGGCCAGCGCGGCGAACGGCGCGGAGATGAAGGTGAGCAGGACCGCACCCTCCCGGCGGGTGAGGGTGCAGCCGAACCCGATCCCCTCGCACTGCCCGGTGGGCAGGGAGTTGTGTGGCCAGCTCCAGGCCAGCAGGGCCAGGATCGCCACGAGGTAGGGGCCGAGCACGAACGCCGTGCACCACTGCAGGCCGCGGCTGGCGGCGGGTCGGCGTTCGGTCTTCACGTGGTCAGCTTCCGCGCCGAGCGCGTCCGGAGCATCCGCGCGGATACTCATCCGCCGTGAGTATCCGGCGGATTCCGCGACCGTCCGGAACCACTTGGGCCGACGGGAGTCTGCGAGTGAGGCGGGGAGATCCCCCGCGGCGGGAGGGGCCGGGACGGGGCCCCTCCCGCGGGGTTTGCTGTGCGGCCGATCGGGTGGGGGCCCTGGCCGCCGCAGCGGGTTTGCGCGGGCCGTCGGGGGGACGGGAGGGATACGGCCTCCGCGCTCCGGTCACCCAGGTGATTCACCCGGTAACCGATATGTACGACGTTAGTCGCTCGGCTGCCTGCCCGGACCCGGTCCGGGCAAGTCTGTGGACAAGTTTTCCCCGTACATCCGGAATTCCCGCCCGGAATGCAAATCTGGAATGCCCAACCGGAATCCGGAACTGCTGGAATGCCGGCCCTGCCGGGTGGCGTTGCGGCCGGCGAGGGCGAGCTTCACCCGAAGAATCTTCCGCAGCTGGGAATGCCTGTAAGCGTGTAATCAGTTGAGTGGGCATGACCACGTTCACGCTTCCGTTGCTGTTCCTCGACGACACGGTCCTGCTGCCCGGCATGGTCGTGCCGGTCGAGCTCGACGGTGAACGCCGCAGCGCCGTCGACGCGGCCCGGCTGGCCGCCCAGAACGGCACATCCGGTGCCCAAGACGACACCGGCATCCAGAGCGACCCGGCCCCGCGGGTTCTCGTCGTACCCCGCATCGAAGGCAGGTACGGCGCCGTCGGCGCGGTCGCCGAGATCGCCCAGATCGGCCGGCTCCCCAGCGGTGAGCCGGCTGTCGTACTCCGTGCCGTGTCGCGCGCCCAGGTCGGCGTCGGCGTCAACGGCCCCGGCGCGGCCCTGTGGGTCGAGGCCGAGCCGATGCTCGTGCCCCCGGCCGACGAGCGCACCCGCGAGCTGGCCCGGGAGTACAAGTCCGTCCTCGTCTCCATCCTCACCGAGCGCGGCAGCTGGCAGGTCGTCGACACCGTGCAGCGGATGAACGACCCGAGCGAGCTGGCCGACGCGGCCGGCTACGCGTCCTGGCTGGAGGGTGACCGCAAGGTCGCGCTGCTGGAGACCGCGGACACCGCCCGGCGGCTGACTCTGCTGCTGGAGTGGGCCCGGGCGCACCTGGCCGAGCTGGAGGTCGCGGAGAAGATCCGCGAGGACGTCCGCGACACGATGGACAAGACCCAGCGCGAGTACCTCCTGCGCCAGCAGCTCGCCGCCATCCACAAGGAGCTCGGCGACGACGCCGAGGGAGCCGACGACTACCGCTCCCGGGTCGAACGCGCCGACCTGCCGGAGAAGGTGCGCGAGGCCGCGCTGCGCGAGGTCGACAAGCTCGAACGCACCTCCGACCAGTCGCCGGAGATCGGCTGGATCCGCACCTGGCTGGACACGGTCCTCGACCTGCCCTGGAACGTCCGTACGACCGACGCCACCGA
This Actinopolymorpha cephalotaxi DNA region includes the following protein-coding sequences:
- the purL gene encoding phosphoribosylformylglycinamidine synthase subunit PurL, which produces MSVDTVKQAGDNPDAPQPYAELGLKDDEYARIRDILGRRPTSCELAMYSVMWSEHCSYKSSKVHLRKFGDLPAETHRGKLLAGIGEQAGVVDVGEGYAVTFKIESHNHPSYVEPYQGAATGVGGIVRDILAMGARPVAVMDSLRFGPADAPDTHRVLPGVVAGVGGYGNCLGLPNVGGEVVFDPSYAGNPLVNALCVGVLRHEDLHLAKAAGVGNQVILYGAKTGGDGIGGVSVLASETFDASTGEGGGGPAKRPAVQVGDPFMEKLLIECTLELFAAGIVVGIQDLGGAGLSCATSELASAGEGGMHVWLDRVPLRDSSLAPEEILMSESQERMMAVVAPADVERFLEICAKWDVPATVVGEVDDSGRLTVDWHGQTVVDVPPRTVAHEGPVYERPYARPERQDALQADLPDHLPRPSSGVQLRETLLALAGSANLADRSWVTDQYDRYVLGNTVQSQPDDAGMIRVADDSTLGVAAATDCNGRFVQLDPYAGTQLALAEAYRNVAVSGARPLAVTNCLNFGSPEDPGVMWQFEQATHGLADGCRELGLPVTGGNVSFYNQTGTQPILPTPVVGVLGVTDDVTRAIPQGWRTPGAALYLLGTSAAEFGGSEWAHVVHGHLGGLPPRVDLAAERRLAQVLAEAGDAGLVLAAHDLSDGGLAQALVEGSLRAGFGTRVSLPGDVEPFVALFGESGARAVVSVEADDEAEFGRLCERAGVPASRIGTVGTGGADAALVVEGEFEVPLAELRATWTATLPGLYEES